Proteins encoded in a region of the Haloglomus salinum genome:
- a CDS encoding glycosyltransferase codes for MVYELKPPVEGSPGLLMFTHKERPYFLDPPEPLARRLVALKERYVLGLQWGAYHADVGETPYVDFQMACPGTVDWAPGADPRLVEMCSRDFTPGRFRPIDVPQQWDVFSVGHPITIKRYSELLDVVRECFDRGVDLDVLLVCAVPEPPDDLDGYWDTAFFEKYDADFTDAEREHIDLGVPVEASFGDRPLHPIPNEVFPYLYNAARGFALFSREEGQSKVVHEALCCGTPVVVHEELKGGGRDKLDETNSLQFGDVDEAADAFCALAAGDAPAFDPEPLRRELVEEFTAPVFEERVREVYADLGRPYAGDLETTDLAFKLGSHTVTLPESMRSGNTNDLRSREAFVRFVDDRLDRTTPLADRATARRADAEATVEAMREAGPEAVAGRVLRAVDRRVPVQLHRTAARAYRRVTGDGTTDEPAGSESRS; via the coding sequence ATGGTGTACGAGCTGAAGCCACCGGTCGAGGGGTCGCCGGGGCTGCTGATGTTCACGCACAAGGAGCGCCCCTACTTCCTCGACCCGCCCGAGCCGCTGGCCCGGCGGCTGGTCGCGCTGAAGGAGCGGTACGTCCTCGGGTTGCAGTGGGGGGCGTACCACGCCGACGTGGGCGAGACGCCGTACGTCGACTTCCAGATGGCCTGCCCCGGCACCGTCGACTGGGCGCCGGGCGCCGACCCTCGGCTCGTCGAGATGTGCTCGCGGGACTTCACCCCCGGCCGCTTCCGGCCGATTGACGTGCCCCAGCAGTGGGACGTGTTCAGCGTCGGCCACCCGATAACCATCAAGCGGTACTCGGAGCTCCTCGATGTCGTCCGGGAGTGCTTCGACCGCGGCGTCGACCTGGACGTGCTCCTCGTCTGTGCGGTGCCGGAGCCGCCCGACGACCTGGACGGCTACTGGGACACCGCGTTCTTCGAGAAGTACGACGCCGACTTCACCGACGCCGAGCGCGAGCATATCGACCTCGGGGTGCCGGTCGAGGCGTCGTTCGGCGACCGACCCCTGCATCCCATCCCGAACGAGGTGTTCCCGTACCTCTACAACGCCGCACGCGGGTTCGCGCTGTTCTCCCGCGAGGAGGGCCAGTCGAAGGTGGTCCACGAGGCGCTCTGCTGTGGGACGCCCGTGGTCGTCCACGAGGAGCTGAAGGGCGGCGGCCGGGACAAGCTGGACGAGACGAACTCGCTCCAGTTCGGCGACGTCGACGAGGCCGCGGACGCCTTCTGCGCGCTCGCCGCGGGCGACGCGCCGGCCTTCGACCCGGAACCGCTCCGCCGGGAACTGGTCGAGGAGTTCACCGCCCCAGTCTTCGAGGAGCGGGTGCGCGAGGTGTACGCCGACCTCGGACGCCCGTACGCGGGCGACCTGGAGACGACGGACCTGGCGTTCAAACTCGGGAGCCACACGGTCACGCTGCCCGAGTCGATGCGCTCGGGGAACACGAACGACCTGCGCTCGCGCGAGGCGTTCGTCCGGTTCGTCGACGACAGACTCGACCGGACGACACCGCTGGCCGACCGCGCGACCGCTCGTCGGGCCGACGCCGAGGCGACCGTCGAGGCGATGCGCGAGGCGGGTCCGGAGGCCGTGGCGGGGCGCGTCCTCCGGGCGGTCGACCGGCGGGTGCCGGTCCAGCTCCACCGGACGGCGGCGCGCGCGTACCGGCGGGTGACTGGTGACGGGACGACCGACGAGCCGGCCGGCTCCGAGAGCCGGAGTTAA
- a CDS encoding polysaccharide deacetylase family protein: MNVGRYGYGALSRLGMAARLDRPDYRHRSAVLMYHSVRPAGECRPGTSDVAVEEFRAHLEYLTANFEVVDLPDVRLNDGRGVGRKHVALTFDDGYRDFYTEVRPLLYEYEVPATVFVCPALLDNACRREQVMNTGHLFDTLTSDQVLELADDPLVTVGNHTRTHHNVGAHHDRDIIREEVVGGQRDLAERFGIDCDRFCYPNGSYNDTSVSIVRETHDIATMNESRRPLLGSEDPMFVPRVDAGLPFGRWRWHMSDLNGELMLAARMAGFGVS; encoded by the coding sequence ATGAACGTCGGACGGTACGGCTACGGGGCGCTCTCGCGACTCGGGATGGCTGCCCGCCTCGACCGGCCGGACTACCGCCACCGGAGCGCCGTCCTGATGTATCACTCCGTCCGACCCGCCGGCGAGTGTCGGCCCGGAACGTCGGACGTGGCCGTCGAGGAGTTCCGGGCCCACCTCGAGTACCTCACCGCCAACTTCGAGGTGGTCGACCTGCCGGACGTCCGGCTGAACGACGGCCGCGGCGTCGGGCGCAAGCACGTCGCGCTCACCTTCGACGACGGCTACCGCGACTTCTACACTGAGGTCCGGCCGTTGCTGTACGAGTACGAGGTGCCCGCGACGGTGTTCGTCTGCCCGGCGTTGCTGGACAACGCCTGCCGCCGCGAACAGGTGATGAACACCGGCCACCTGTTCGACACCCTGACGAGCGACCAGGTGCTCGAGCTGGCCGACGACCCGCTCGTCACCGTCGGGAACCACACCCGGACCCACCACAACGTCGGCGCCCACCACGACCGCGACATCATCCGCGAGGAGGTCGTCGGCGGGCAGCGCGACCTCGCCGAGCGGTTCGGCATCGACTGTGACCGCTTCTGCTACCCGAACGGCTCCTACAACGACACGTCGGTGTCCATCGTCCGCGAGACTCACGACATCGCGACGATGAACGAGTCCCGGCGGCCCCTGCTCGGCAGCGAGGACCCGATGTTCGTCCCACGGGTCGATGCGGGGCTCCCGTTCGGGCGCTGGCGCTGGCACATGAGCGACCTGAACGGGGAACTGATGCTGGCCGCCCGGATGGCCGGGTTCGGCGTTTCCTGA
- a CDS encoding formyltransferase family protein — protein MAIERLALLLGRDHLRDWFADALVEMVARTDARVTLVVRTDTDGHDPGSGGRVDIPDAARSPELERRYVSLDPVADGPGVRFPATTVDRIADADIALQNGVGILKGDVLTAPDHGVLSYHHGDIRRYRGVYTHLWNYLDRVATGGVTLLQLTEALDAGAIAAEREVDLADCLTWSELEGRKHRAGVPLVADAVQRFDAGREPERVPEDELGRMYYSSDVTLGVVAKYVALETAKTAFNRVQNARSLLGIWRSNR, from the coding sequence ATGGCCATCGAGCGGCTCGCGCTCCTCCTCGGACGGGACCACCTCCGCGACTGGTTCGCCGACGCGCTCGTGGAGATGGTGGCCCGGACGGACGCCCGCGTGACGCTCGTCGTCCGCACGGACACGGACGGGCACGACCCGGGCTCGGGGGGACGCGTCGACATCCCGGACGCGGCCCGGTCACCCGAGCTGGAGCGCCGCTACGTCTCCCTCGACCCCGTCGCGGACGGCCCGGGCGTCCGGTTCCCGGCGACGACCGTCGACCGCATCGCCGACGCCGACATCGCGCTCCAGAACGGCGTCGGCATCCTGAAGGGCGACGTGCTCACGGCGCCCGACCACGGCGTGCTCTCCTACCACCACGGCGATATCCGGCGCTACCGGGGCGTCTACACCCACCTCTGGAACTACCTCGACCGCGTGGCGACGGGCGGCGTGACGCTGCTCCAGCTGACCGAGGCCCTCGATGCCGGCGCCATCGCCGCCGAGCGCGAGGTCGACCTCGCGGACTGCCTGACGTGGTCGGAGCTCGAAGGGCGCAAGCACCGCGCCGGCGTCCCGCTCGTGGCCGACGCCGTCCAGCGGTTCGACGCCGGCCGCGAGCCGGAGAGGGTGCCCGAGGACGAACTCGGCCGGATGTACTACTCCTCGGACGTGACGCTCGGTGTCGTGGCGAAGTACGTCGCGCTGGAGACAGCGAAGACGGCGTTCAACCGGGTGCAGAACGCGCGGAGCCTGCTCGGCATCTGGCGGAGCAATCGCTAA
- a CDS encoding ABC transporter ATP-binding protein yields the protein MSEDAGPNPDPEAPDVGRREKVAAVRAVAAYRPLTTVAVVVLAVAAAVLSGVGAGFILPIIELAQGTSSDTTGILAAFVATYDLLGVPLTLETAVAGVAVVMTARHAASFVVAYLRAVLQTAYVRDLQTRAFDRALDARVGYYDRNGSDEILNAIVTQARYAGGFIKNGTRLLEATLVSAAYLGLALYLAPQLTFLTGAVLGSTTVLVRTQFESGYEVGDRIAAANERVQESVQAGTQGIRDVKLFGVAGELFTDFRDAVDTYARANVLLRRNQAAFKEIYQWISALTVFGLLYLGLAVFGLPVSRLAVFLFAMFRLAPKVSDVNDLYYRAEGDLPHVVRMERFVDSLEANAEPDAGDPVPTPVDEVAFDTVRFSYPEADETVLDGVSFGFERGEFVAFVGQSGAGKSTVVSLLTRLYEPDSGAVRADGTDIRAFDRREWRSRVSVVRQQPWIFSDTLRYNLTVGNRDATDAEVRRVCDIAQVTEFADDLPAGLETQLGDDGVRLSGGQRQRVAIARALLKDADVLVLDEATSDLDTGLEERVHTAIEEMERDYAIVAIAHRLSTVVGADRIYALDAGRIAEAGPHEELLSQGGQYADLYATQAEAGVASDGEARAEPDGGATGTDSGANGTDGGAPE from the coding sequence ATGAGCGAGGACGCCGGGCCGAACCCGGACCCCGAGGCCCCGGACGTGGGGCGCCGCGAGAAGGTCGCGGCGGTCCGGGCCGTCGCCGCCTACCGGCCGCTGACGACCGTCGCGGTCGTCGTGCTGGCGGTCGCCGCGGCCGTCCTCTCCGGCGTCGGCGCGGGGTTCATCCTCCCCATCATCGAGCTGGCGCAGGGAACCAGCAGCGACACCACCGGCATCCTCGCGGCGTTCGTCGCCACCTACGACCTGCTGGGCGTGCCGCTGACGCTGGAGACCGCCGTGGCCGGGGTGGCCGTGGTGATGACCGCCCGCCACGCCGCCTCCTTCGTCGTCGCGTACCTCCGGGCGGTGCTCCAGACCGCGTACGTCCGGGACCTCCAGACCCGCGCGTTCGACCGGGCGCTCGACGCACGCGTCGGCTACTACGACCGGAACGGCTCCGACGAGATACTCAACGCCATCGTCACGCAGGCTCGCTACGCGGGCGGGTTCATCAAGAACGGGACCCGCCTGCTGGAGGCGACGCTGGTCTCGGCGGCCTACCTCGGCCTGGCGCTGTACCTCGCGCCACAGCTGACGTTCCTGACGGGTGCCGTCCTCGGCAGCACGACCGTCCTCGTCCGCACCCAGTTCGAGTCCGGCTACGAGGTCGGCGACCGCATCGCCGCCGCCAACGAGCGCGTCCAGGAGTCGGTCCAGGCCGGCACCCAGGGCATCCGGGACGTGAAGCTGTTCGGCGTCGCCGGGGAGCTGTTCACGGATTTCCGCGACGCCGTCGACACCTACGCCCGGGCGAACGTCCTCCTCCGGCGGAACCAGGCCGCGTTCAAGGAGATATACCAGTGGATCAGCGCGCTGACCGTCTTCGGGCTGCTGTACCTGGGCCTGGCCGTCTTCGGCCTCCCCGTCTCCCGGCTCGCGGTCTTCCTGTTCGCGATGTTCCGGCTCGCGCCGAAGGTCTCGGACGTGAACGACCTCTACTACCGCGCCGAGGGGGACCTCCCCCACGTCGTCCGGATGGAGCGGTTCGTCGACTCGCTGGAGGCCAACGCCGAACCCGACGCGGGGGACCCCGTTCCCACACCCGTGGACGAGGTGGCGTTCGACACCGTTCGCTTCTCGTATCCCGAGGCCGACGAGACGGTTCTCGACGGTGTCTCCTTCGGCTTCGAGCGCGGCGAGTTCGTCGCCTTCGTCGGGCAGTCCGGCGCCGGCAAGTCCACCGTGGTGTCGCTGCTGACGCGTCTGTACGAACCTGATTCCGGCGCCGTCCGCGCCGACGGGACGGACATCCGCGCGTTCGACCGGCGCGAGTGGCGCTCCCGGGTGAGCGTCGTCCGCCAGCAACCCTGGATATTCAGCGACACCCTCCGGTACAACCTCACCGTCGGCAACCGGGACGCGACCGACGCCGAGGTCCGGCGGGTCTGTGACATCGCGCAGGTGACGGAGTTCGCCGACGACCTGCCCGCCGGCCTCGAGACGCAGCTGGGCGACGACGGCGTCCGGCTCTCGGGGGGCCAGCGCCAGCGCGTCGCCATCGCCCGCGCACTCCTGAAGGACGCCGACGTGCTCGTTCTAGACGAGGCGACCTCCGACCTCGACACCGGCCTCGAGGAGCGCGTCCACACCGCCATCGAGGAGATGGAGCGCGACTACGCCATCGTCGCCATCGCGCACCGCCTGTCGACCGTCGTCGGCGCGGACCGCATCTACGCGCTCGATGCCGGCCGCATCGCCGAGGCCGGGCCGCACGAGGAGCTCCTCTCGCAGGGCGGCCAGTACGCCGACCTCTACGCGACCCAGGCCGAGGCCGGCGTCGCGAGCGACGGCGAGGCCCGCGCGGAGCCGGACGGTGGTGCGACCGGGACGGACAGCGGCGCAAACGGGACAGACGGCGGCGCGCCGGAGTAA
- a CDS encoding DoxX family protein — MTQNVKTQLLGRNVSFPVSEPWLAYWLVIMRLAVGWWMLHAGLDKFLAWPFDAGWFVSGAAQGTSLGPIVTLFADGALLSFVNVAIPLGQTLIGLGLILGALTRLASFFGALLMAFFYFINGETGGWNHGVVTGELLGLLIFAMIATLGAGRVLGVDAYLAESDLVQNHPKLRYIVG, encoded by the coding sequence ATGACACAGAATGTGAAGACCCAGCTGCTCGGACGGAACGTCTCGTTCCCCGTCTCCGAGCCGTGGCTGGCGTACTGGCTGGTGATCATGCGGCTCGCGGTCGGGTGGTGGATGCTCCATGCGGGGCTCGACAAGTTCCTCGCCTGGCCGTTCGATGCCGGCTGGTTCGTCAGCGGCGCCGCGCAGGGGACCAGTCTCGGACCGATAGTGACCCTGTTCGCTGACGGCGCCCTCCTCTCGTTCGTCAACGTTGCCATCCCCCTCGGGCAGACGCTGATCGGCCTCGGGCTCATCCTCGGGGCACTGACCAGGCTGGCGTCGTTCTTCGGCGCCCTCCTGATGGCCTTCTTCTACTTCATCAACGGGGAGACCGGCGGCTGGAATCACGGCGTCGTCACCGGTGAGCTGCTGGGACTCCTCATCTTCGCGATGATCGCCACGCTCGGCGCCGGGCGCGTCCTCGGTGTCGACGCGTACCTCGCGGAGTCGGACCTCGTCCAGAACCATCCGAAGCTCCGGTACATCGTGGGGTGA